The Maridesulfovibrio zosterae DSM 11974 genome contains a region encoding:
- a CDS encoding CheR family methyltransferase, translated as MMKENSPKDNRCASVVTTPKMTDADFRKFSTLIKGEFGIKMPLAKKTMLEARLQKRLRALGLSTHSQYCDFLFSPEGFERELTQLIDVVTTNTTDFFREPKHFELMLTTVLPDLSQQKNRPIKVWSAGCSSGEEPYTIAMVLSEFAAKNSNFNFSILATDISTEILHKAMNAVYSKDKVDVIPLALKKKYMLKSKDKAKKLVRMAPELRKKVDFRRLNFMEPFPFKDEKDIIFCRNVVIYFDRATQDKLFKKFCERLCKGGYLFIGHSESISGMDLPIRQIAPTVYQKV; from the coding sequence ATGATGAAAGAGAATTCCCCAAAGGATAATCGTTGCGCTTCAGTAGTGACTACCCCAAAGATGACAGATGCTGACTTTAGAAAGTTCAGCACATTAATTAAAGGGGAGTTCGGAATAAAAATGCCTCTGGCAAAAAAAACAATGCTTGAGGCAAGGCTGCAGAAGAGGTTGCGTGCACTAGGTTTAAGTACTCATTCACAATATTGCGATTTTTTGTTCAGTCCTGAGGGGTTTGAAAGAGAACTTACTCAATTAATTGATGTTGTTACCACAAATACTACAGATTTTTTTCGCGAGCCAAAACATTTTGAATTGATGCTTACTACGGTTCTGCCTGATTTATCACAGCAAAAGAATCGGCCGATAAAGGTCTGGTCTGCTGGATGTTCCAGCGGCGAAGAGCCATACACAATTGCTATGGTTCTCAGTGAATTTGCAGCGAAAAATAGTAATTTTAATTTTTCAATTCTCGCAACAGATATTTCTACTGAAATTCTGCATAAAGCTATGAATGCAGTCTATTCCAAGGATAAAGTTGATGTAATCCCGTTGGCTTTAAAGAAAAAATATATGTTGAAAAGTAAAGACAAGGCTAAAAAACTTGTACGAATGGCTCCTGAGTTACGAAAAAAGGTTGATTTTCGCAGATTAAATTTTATGGAACCATTCCCGTTCAAAGACGAGAAGGATATAATATTCTGCCGAAATGTTGTAATATATTTTGACAGAGCAACTCAAGATAAATTGTTTAAGAAGTTTTGTGAAAGATTGTGTAAGGGCGGGTATTTATTTATTGGGCACTCTGAAAGTATTTCTGGTATGGATCTTCCCATCAGACAGATAGCTCCTACTGTTTATCAAAAGGTTTAG
- a CDS encoding chemotaxis protein CheA — MSDDMTTQVFKEEAYELLGELETSLLELEEMPDDMDLINRVFRALHTIKGSGAMFGFDAIAAFTHEVETVFDKVRNGELPITKELLTLSLSSRDHIYSLLESSGETGEPPSGEHILEGLKNIAFGSDNVDFTDEIETSVQEVIPDEISEADPSDYANMYRIEITPVSGNEVSDEDLSPLMDELRKIGKVCFEIFHSGEEDNASKKGQYWDILFKSDVDSLSIEEIFFFTDVPITVKVLTASQDDFDALDKVEETVPAKDKESNGQYKKLGEILIDRGDVSHETIEQVLADQKPLGELLTEKGVVSKEKVDSALAEQAAAKEFRAARQKVDVASSIRVSAEKLDYLVDLVGELVIVQAQISQVVSEKGDPALTALSEELERLSDELRDGTLGIRMLPIGTTFSKFRRLVRDLSEELGKKIELHTIGAETELDKTVIERLSDPLVHLLRNSIDHGIEQPDIRKEKGKSEHGTITLTAEHSGGDVIILIEDDGKGMSKDAIRSKAVDKGLITADVDLSDKELFNLIFEPGFSTAASITSVSGRGVGMDVVKRAIDSLRGSIDIDSKEGKGSVITIRLPLTLAIIDGLQVRVEDGYYVIPLSLVEECVELTRADVENANGQQFVNLRGEIVPYIRIREWFDIEGESPAIEQIVITGLEGNRVGVVVDTVIGEHQTVIKSLGRVYRDVEGISGATIKGDGTLALILDIPKLFRTVLAEIKAVG, encoded by the coding sequence ATGTCTGATGATATGACTACACAAGTCTTTAAAGAAGAAGCTTACGAACTGCTTGGAGAGCTTGAAACTTCCTTGCTTGAGCTTGAAGAAATGCCTGATGATATGGACCTTATCAACAGAGTTTTTAGAGCCCTGCATACGATTAAAGGCTCCGGGGCCATGTTTGGTTTTGATGCTATTGCTGCCTTTACTCATGAAGTTGAAACTGTTTTTGACAAAGTCAGAAACGGCGAACTGCCAATTACTAAAGAACTGCTGACTCTTTCTCTCTCATCCAGAGATCACATATATTCTTTACTTGAATCTTCCGGTGAAACGGGAGAGCCCCCGTCCGGGGAACACATTTTGGAAGGATTGAAAAATATTGCTTTCGGGAGTGATAATGTTGATTTTACAGATGAGATTGAAACATCTGTTCAGGAAGTAATTCCAGATGAAATTTCTGAGGCTGACCCAAGCGATTATGCCAATATGTACCGAATCGAGATCACTCCTGTTTCAGGTAATGAAGTAAGTGATGAAGATCTCTCCCCGCTAATGGATGAGCTCAGAAAAATCGGAAAAGTATGTTTTGAAATTTTTCATTCAGGTGAAGAAGATAACGCTTCTAAAAAAGGGCAATACTGGGATATCCTTTTTAAAAGCGATGTGGACAGTCTTTCAATAGAAGAGATTTTCTTTTTTACCGATGTTCCAATTACCGTAAAAGTTCTTACAGCATCTCAAGATGATTTTGATGCCTTAGATAAGGTTGAAGAAACAGTACCTGCGAAAGATAAAGAAAGTAATGGACAGTACAAAAAGCTTGGTGAAATTCTTATTGATAGAGGTGATGTTAGCCATGAAACGATTGAGCAGGTTCTTGCTGATCAAAAACCTTTAGGTGAATTGCTTACCGAAAAAGGGGTTGTCAGTAAGGAGAAAGTTGATAGTGCGTTAGCTGAACAGGCTGCGGCTAAAGAATTTCGCGCTGCACGCCAAAAAGTTGATGTAGCTTCCTCTATCAGAGTTTCTGCCGAAAAACTTGATTATCTGGTTGATCTAGTTGGAGAGCTTGTCATCGTTCAGGCGCAGATAAGTCAGGTTGTCAGTGAGAAAGGTGACCCTGCACTTACTGCTTTATCGGAAGAACTTGAGCGTCTTTCGGATGAACTTCGCGATGGTACACTTGGAATCAGAATGCTGCCGATCGGAACAACTTTCAGCAAGTTCAGAAGGTTGGTCCGTGATTTATCAGAAGAGCTGGGTAAAAAAATAGAATTGCATACTATAGGTGCTGAGACAGAGCTTGATAAGACCGTTATTGAAAGATTGAGTGATCCTCTTGTGCATCTATTGCGTAATTCTATCGACCATGGAATTGAACAGCCTGATATCCGTAAGGAAAAAGGAAAATCAGAACACGGAACGATTACTCTTACAGCAGAACATTCCGGCGGTGATGTAATTATTCTCATTGAAGATGACGGTAAGGGAATGTCAAAAGATGCAATTCGTTCCAAAGCCGTTGATAAAGGACTTATTACAGCAGATGTGGATCTTTCCGATAAAGAACTTTTTAATCTTATTTTTGAACCAGGATTTTCTACAGCAGCAAGCATAACCAGTGTTTCAGGTCGAGGCGTTGGTATGGACGTTGTAAAACGCGCGATAGATTCATTGCGTGGAAGTATTGATATCGATAGCAAAGAAGGCAAGGGAAGTGTAATAACTATACGGTTGCCGCTTACTCTGGCTATTATTGATGGCCTTCAAGTTCGTGTTGAAGACGGATATTATGTTATTCCTCTCTCACTGGTTGAAGAATGTGTTGAGCTTACCCGTGCTGATGTTGAAAATGCAAATGGGCAGCAGTTTGTTAATTTACGCGGAGAAATTGTTCCCTATATCAGAATACGTGAGTGGTTTGATATTGAAGGAGAATCACCAGCAATAGAACAGATTGTTATAACCGGGCTTGAAGGTAATAGAGTTGGCGTTGTTGTTGATACAGTTATTGGAGAACATCAGACTGTTATTAAGAGCCTTGGAAGAGTTTATCGTGATGTGGAGGGAATATCAGGGGCTACAATTAAGGGAGATGGCACTCTTGCTTTGATTTTAGATATTCCAAAACTTTTTCGTACAGTATTAGCAGAAATTAAGGCAGTTGGCTGA
- a CDS encoding DUF2062 domain-containing protein, with amino-acid sequence MQKELSRLGRVKRLLKLYYLKIMRINASPHFIAMGVACGVFGGCFPVIPGLPLQTVIAVVAAFCTRSSKIAAAIATWISNPFNWLLFYYVQFKIGTFLLPIELNFDPAKWQVSDFMQIGWQGITVLIFGGFVLGIPLAVISYFVALHFVRSYRRKKTLRMLARRKNL; translated from the coding sequence ATGCAAAAAGAACTTTCACGATTAGGCAGAGTCAAAAGGCTTTTAAAGTTATATTATTTAAAAATAATGCGGATTAATGCTTCTCCGCATTTTATTGCCATGGGTGTTGCGTGCGGTGTTTTCGGAGGCTGTTTTCCAGTTATTCCCGGACTTCCACTACAAACTGTAATAGCAGTTGTCGCAGCATTTTGTACTCGCAGCAGTAAGATTGCTGCTGCCATTGCTACATGGATTTCAAACCCTTTTAACTGGCTGCTTTTTTATTATGTACAGTTTAAAATAGGTACTTTCCTGTTACCGATAGAGCTTAATTTTGATCCTGCCAAATGGCAGGTAAGTGATTTTATGCAGATCGGCTGGCAAGGAATTACTGTGCTTATTTTCGGAGGTTTTGTATTAGGGATTCCACTGGCTGTGATATCTTATTTTGTAGCTTTGCATTTTGTGCGTAGCTATAGGAGAAAAAAGACTCTTAGAATGCTTGCCCGTAGAAAGAATCTGTAA
- the fusA gene encoding elongation factor G — translation MSVKPDFSAKGVGKIRNIGIIAHIDAGKTTVTERMLYFSGKIHRLGEVHEGTATMDYMPEEQDRGITITSAVTTCYWGQNTINIIDTPGHVDFTIEVERSLRVLDGAIGVFCAVGGVEPQSETVWRQSESYGIPKLVFINKMDRPGADFEVVLKSMTDKLGIKSLPVQIPDGGGDEFSAVYDLIRMKKLVFDQDENGEKFDIVELDDHDEEFVAPWRERMCDMLSEINDEFMERYLDDCVDPEYIESMIRKATLDLEIVPVYVGSALKNIGIQPLMDGVCKFLPSPLEVSRVSGIDPFTGVERLVEPLVSEPFQALAFKVVMDNGRKMVLMRIYAGKVESGDSVKNFTQNTTERIARLFRMHAGRKELIDVAGVGDIIAVGGMKDTRTGDTLSTPDYPLILENISLYKPVISLAIEPKNVEESDKIEEVLDKYLQEDPTLDLKTDENTGQIILSGMGELHLEVVLDRLKREYKLEPRSGKPQVIYQEVPGKMAEAEENFDKLLGDAKHYGYVRLAIEPLERGAGHDIVFEINTVEWPSDWMDAVADGISDGLQSGVIKGFPVQDVKVRVLELRRKDGESSIPGYHMAAGKALKSALSKSSPKLMEPIMDVEISVPEEFVGDVIGLLGAKGARIENMLDRNNQKIVQGLAPLRKMFGFSTDLRSSTQGRAGFAMKFHSFDVLD, via the coding sequence GTGAGTGTTAAGCCTGATTTTTCTGCTAAAGGTGTTGGCAAAATACGAAATATTGGAATTATTGCGCATATTGATGCGGGGAAAACAACTGTCACTGAGCGAATGCTTTATTTTTCCGGAAAGATCCACCGGCTTGGCGAAGTTCATGAAGGAACTGCCACAATGGATTATATGCCCGAAGAACAGGATCGCGGGATAACCATTACTTCGGCCGTGACGACCTGTTATTGGGGCCAAAATACAATCAATATTATTGATACTCCCGGGCATGTTGATTTTACCATTGAAGTGGAAAGGTCATTACGAGTTCTTGATGGTGCTATTGGAGTATTCTGCGCTGTGGGCGGGGTCGAGCCTCAGTCAGAAACTGTTTGGCGGCAAAGTGAAAGTTACGGTATTCCTAAGCTCGTTTTTATTAATAAAATGGATCGCCCCGGTGCTGATTTTGAAGTCGTTTTGAAGTCCATGACTGATAAGTTAGGTATAAAATCTCTTCCCGTACAAATCCCTGATGGGGGAGGTGATGAATTTTCTGCTGTTTATGATCTGATCAGAATGAAAAAATTAGTCTTTGATCAAGATGAAAATGGTGAAAAATTCGATATAGTTGAACTTGATGATCATGATGAAGAATTTGTAGCTCCGTGGAGAGAGCGTATGTGTGATATGCTTTCTGAAATTAATGATGAGTTTATGGAGCGTTATCTGGATGATTGTGTTGATCCTGAATATATAGAATCTATGATCCGCAAAGCGACTTTGGATTTGGAAATAGTTCCTGTTTATGTAGGGTCTGCTCTTAAAAACATTGGAATACAGCCTCTTATGGATGGTGTATGTAAATTTTTACCAAGTCCGCTAGAGGTGTCCAGAGTTAGCGGAATTGATCCCTTTACAGGTGTGGAGCGTTTAGTTGAGCCATTAGTGTCAGAACCGTTTCAGGCCCTGGCTTTTAAGGTTGTTATGGACAACGGCCGTAAGATGGTACTCATGCGAATTTACGCTGGTAAAGTTGAATCTGGTGATTCTGTAAAGAATTTTACGCAAAATACAACTGAACGTATTGCCCGTTTATTTAGGATGCATGCTGGGCGTAAGGAACTTATTGATGTCGCAGGAGTGGGCGATATTATAGCTGTCGGAGGTATGAAGGACACCAGAACGGGTGATACTTTGTCAACTCCAGACTATCCGCTTATTCTTGAAAACATTTCTCTCTATAAACCGGTAATTTCACTCGCAATTGAACCTAAAAATGTGGAAGAGTCTGACAAAATTGAAGAAGTTCTGGATAAATATTTACAGGAAGACCCTACTCTTGATCTGAAAACAGATGAGAATACCGGTCAAATTATTTTGTCAGGCATGGGAGAGCTTCATCTTGAAGTTGTCTTGGATAGATTGAAGCGTGAATATAAACTTGAACCAAGGTCAGGTAAGCCTCAGGTTATTTATCAGGAAGTTCCCGGAAAAATGGCTGAAGCTGAGGAAAATTTTGATAAACTGCTTGGTGATGCAAAACATTACGGTTATGTACGACTTGCGATAGAACCGCTTGAACGGGGAGCAGGGCATGATATTGTTTTTGAAATTAATACAGTTGAATGGCCTTCCGACTGGATGGATGCTGTTGCTGATGGGATAAGTGATGGATTGCAGAGCGGAGTTATTAAGGGGTTTCCAGTCCAAGACGTGAAGGTGCGCGTATTAGAATTACGTAGAAAGGATGGAGAATCTAGCATCCCCGGCTATCATATGGCAGCTGGAAAAGCATTAAAGTCTGCACTTTCAAAGTCATCTCCTAAACTCATGGAACCGATCATGGATGTTGAGATTTCAGTACCTGAAGAGTTTGTCGGTGATGTAATCGGTCTTTTGGGTGCAAAGGGAGCGCGCATTGAAAATATGCTCGACCGTAATAATCAGAAGATAGTTCAAGGGCTGGCACCGCTGCGCAAAATGTTTGGTTTTTCTACAGACCTGCGGTCATCCACTCAAGGTCGTGCCGGATTTGCCATGAAATTTCACAGTTTTGATGTTTTAGACTAA
- a CDS encoding outer membrane protein assembly factor BamD: MRIRILSIILASFLLLCVSGCGIVDYYFLPKPEDTAQELYEAGVEAMKDKSYSDAADYFGKLKDRYPFSPYTVKAEVSLGDALFLEKRYFDASESYKEFAALHPGNEEIPYVLFQIGLSNFNIFSSIDRPQTSVTEALEYFYRVEEAYPDSEYSKSAKEYIIKCRRHLADHELYIADFFWRSSKFGSAWKRYAYVVKNFKDLPKVQLYARKQAEMAYYEYQKTLSEDEREKLQGSWKELFDWL; this comes from the coding sequence ATGCGAATCAGAATTTTATCTATTATTTTAGCTTCTTTCTTGCTTTTATGCGTTAGTGGCTGCGGAATTGTTGACTATTATTTTTTACCTAAGCCTGAAGACACTGCGCAAGAGCTTTATGAAGCCGGTGTAGAAGCCATGAAGGACAAATCTTATAGTGATGCAGCAGATTATTTTGGTAAACTGAAAGATCGTTATCCATTCAGTCCTTATACCGTTAAAGCTGAAGTTAGTCTTGGTGATGCTCTCTTTTTAGAAAAGAGGTATTTTGATGCATCTGAATCATATAAAGAATTTGCAGCCCTGCATCCGGGCAACGAAGAAATTCCTTATGTTCTATTTCAGATTGGTTTGAGCAATTTTAATATATTTAGCTCGATTGATCGTCCCCAAACGAGCGTTACTGAAGCACTTGAATACTTTTACAGGGTTGAAGAGGCTTACCCCGACAGTGAATATTCAAAGTCTGCTAAGGAATATATTATAAAATGCCGTAGACACCTTGCGGATCATGAGCTTTATATCGCAGATTTTTTCTGGCGGTCTTCTAAGTTCGGTTCCGCATGGAAACGATATGCGTATGTTGTCAAAAATTTTAAAGATCTGCCTAAAGTGCAGCTATATGCTAGAAAACAAGCTGAAATGGCTTATTATGAATACCAGAAAACTCTTTCAGAAGATGAACGTGAAAAACTTCAGGGTAGCTGGAAAGAACTTTTCGACTGGTTATAA
- the trxB gene encoding thioredoxin-disulfide reductase: MKSYDAVIIGGGPAGMAAALYLARAGVNFLVVEKMSHGGQMLLTDKLENYPGFPEGIKGYELADRMAEHVKTYDFDHIHDEVQQIVPGKDFHTIIADGAHIKTHVIIIASGVTFRKLKVPNEEKLLGRGVSYCALCDGNFFKGKDVAVIGGGNSALEESIYLSKLVKKLYLVHRREQFRADKIYRDKCLDNPVIEPVLSSVVSRIIGEDEVCGIEIKNVQTGEFSVLDVDGVFIFVGYDAVCKFFPEGLDLDQYGFIKTTCEMESNIPGIYAAGDIRSKKCRQIVTAVGDGATAATAAYTYLEHK; the protein is encoded by the coding sequence ATGAAGTCTTATGACGCTGTTATTATCGGGGGCGGTCCAGCTGGAATGGCGGCCGCCCTTTATCTTGCGCGAGCAGGGGTTAACTTTCTTGTTGTCGAAAAAATGTCCCATGGGGGGCAGATGCTTCTTACTGACAAGCTTGAGAATTATCCTGGATTTCCTGAAGGAATTAAAGGATATGAATTAGCTGACAGAATGGCAGAACATGTCAAAACATATGATTTTGACCATATTCATGATGAAGTACAGCAGATAGTTCCAGGTAAGGATTTTCATACGATAATAGCAGACGGTGCTCACATTAAAACCCACGTAATTATTATTGCTTCGGGTGTTACTTTTCGAAAACTTAAAGTACCTAATGAAGAAAAGCTGCTCGGGCGAGGCGTTTCCTATTGTGCTCTTTGCGATGGTAATTTTTTTAAAGGCAAAGATGTTGCAGTTATTGGAGGCGGTAACTCCGCTCTGGAGGAGTCTATTTATCTTTCAAAGCTAGTGAAGAAGCTGTATCTAGTGCATCGGAGAGAACAATTCAGGGCGGATAAGATTTATCGCGATAAATGTCTCGACAACCCTGTTATTGAACCTGTACTGAGTTCTGTCGTCTCTAGAATTATAGGAGAAGATGAGGTTTGCGGTATTGAAATTAAAAATGTCCAAACTGGTGAATTTTCAGTATTAGATGTGGATGGTGTCTTTATCTTTGTTGGATATGATGCCGTTTGCAAATTTTTTCCCGAAGGTCTTGATCTTGATCAGTACGGATTTATTAAAACAACCTGCGAAATGGAATCAAATATTCCAGGCATTTATGCTGCCGGTGATATTCGTTCTAAAAAATGCAGGCAGATTGTCACCGCAGTAGGTGATGGCGCCACAGCGGCAACTGCCGCCTATACGTATCTGGAACACAAATAA
- the trxA gene encoding thioredoxin, translating to MALQVSDSNFQEEVINSDKPVLVDFWAPWCGPCRAMGPVIDELSEEFAGQVKICKMNVDDNPASPGKYGIRAIPTLILFKDGEVVDQTTGAVSKSSIKEMISSKAL from the coding sequence ATGGCTTTGCAGGTATCAGATTCCAATTTTCAAGAAGAAGTTATTAATAGTGATAAGCCTGTTCTAGTTGATTTCTGGGCTCCGTGGTGCGGCCCCTGTCGTGCAATGGGACCAGTAATTGATGAACTCTCAGAAGAGTTTGCCGGACAGGTAAAAATCTGCAAAATGAATGTAGATGATAATCCTGCATCTCCCGGAAAGTACGGTATTCGTGCTATCCCTACACTTATTCTTTTCAAAGATGGAGAAGTTGTTGACCAGACTACTGGTGCAGTTTCTAAAAGCAGCATTAAGGAAATGATCAGTAGTAAGGCTCTGTAA
- the tsaD gene encoding tRNA (adenosine(37)-N6)-threonylcarbamoyltransferase complex transferase subunit TsaD produces MLCLGIESSCDETGLALVRDGKLIAEKLASQVDVHAVFGGVVPEIASREHLRVLPVLLAELLLEQSLTAKDLDVVSVARGPGLQGCLLMGLNFAKGLVFSTGAKLVGVNHLWAHLTAAGLEQELQFPSLGLLVSGGHTHIYYIESPLKFTLLGRTLDDAAGEAFDKTAKSLNLPYPGGKLVDDFGRRGIVDKKMFPVPYINNDNLDFSFSGLKTAVATYVNSHPELRLGSMGIPESNSEPHEIVTARNNMLASFNYVVGRKLEVKIERALKRNSDVKSLIVAGGVAANSVVRKVMGKVAKRFSIPLVLPSLHLCTDNGAMIAYAGYLMASSGCRHDLNLEAIPRGRVVPCDWICD; encoded by the coding sequence ATGCTTTGCCTTGGTATTGAAAGCTCTTGCGATGAAACAGGACTGGCCTTAGTTCGTGATGGAAAACTGATTGCAGAAAAACTGGCTTCACAAGTAGATGTGCATGCCGTTTTTGGCGGAGTAGTACCTGAAATTGCTTCCCGTGAACATTTGCGTGTTTTACCTGTTCTGCTTGCCGAACTTCTTCTAGAGCAGTCTTTGACTGCAAAAGATCTTGATGTTGTTTCTGTTGCCAGAGGTCCTGGATTGCAGGGATGCCTGCTTATGGGACTTAATTTTGCAAAGGGCCTTGTTTTTTCAACGGGTGCGAAGCTAGTTGGTGTGAATCATTTATGGGCACATCTCACAGCCGCTGGACTTGAACAGGAATTGCAATTTCCTTCTCTAGGACTTTTAGTCTCCGGTGGGCACACTCATATTTATTATATTGAAAGTCCATTGAAGTTCACATTACTTGGTCGGACTCTGGATGATGCAGCAGGCGAAGCTTTTGATAAAACAGCTAAGTCGCTTAATTTGCCATATCCGGGGGGAAAGCTGGTAGATGATTTTGGCCGGCGCGGTATTGTTGATAAGAAAATGTTTCCTGTACCGTATATTAACAACGATAATCTCGATTTCAGCTTCAGCGGACTTAAAACCGCTGTAGCGACATACGTAAATTCACATCCAGAATTGCGCCTCGGTTCCATGGGGATACCGGAGAGTAATAGTGAACCGCATGAAATAGTGACAGCTCGAAATAATATGCTTGCCTCTTTCAATTATGTTGTAGGAAGAAAGCTCGAAGTAAAAATAGAAAGAGCACTGAAGCGTAATAGCGATGTGAAATCACTTATTGTTGCAGGGGGCGTTGCTGCTAACTCTGTTGTACGTAAGGTTATGGGAAAGGTTGCAAAACGTTTTTCCATTCCGCTTGTTCTGCCGTCTCTGCATTTGTGTACAGATAACGGGGCCATGATCGCTTATGCCGGATATCTGATGGCAAGCTCCGGGTGCAGACATGATTTGAATCTGGAGGCTATTCCCCGTGGAAGGGTTGTGCCGTGTGACTGGATCTGTGATTAA
- the fbp gene encoding class 1 fructose-bisphosphatase, whose translation MTQQITVTEHLLLHQKQIPGATGQFTHLFNELILSAKIISREVTKAGLVDVLGFTGEINVQGEEVKKLDEYANSILIHRMARSGVLCAMASEENADIIEIPHGLPQGNYIIIFDPLDGSSNIDVNVTIGTIFSIFRRKSKLGTPVQSTDVLQAGHEQVASGYILYGSSTMLVFTTGDGVHGFTLDPGVGEFLLSHPNMKVPDSGNIYSVNEGYWPYWDEATKKAVSYFKSTDNIHGKPYSLRYIGSLVADFHRNLIYGGVFMYPADHRDPSKPKGKLRLLCEAFPMAMLVEQAGGRATDGNQRILDIEPDSLHQRVPLFIGSRHEVDTISSIYKEHNG comes from the coding sequence ATGACCCAGCAGATAACTGTTACCGAGCACCTGTTACTACATCAAAAGCAAATTCCCGGTGCAACAGGTCAATTCACTCATTTGTTTAACGAACTTATTCTTTCGGCTAAAATTATTTCAAGAGAAGTAACAAAGGCTGGATTAGTTGATGTTCTCGGTTTTACCGGGGAAATTAATGTTCAGGGTGAAGAAGTAAAAAAACTAGATGAATACGCCAACAGTATTTTAATTCACCGTATGGCCCGGTCAGGTGTTCTTTGTGCTATGGCCTCCGAGGAAAACGCAGATATAATTGAGATTCCACACGGTCTTCCGCAGGGGAACTATATTATCATCTTTGATCCTCTTGATGGTTCTTCAAACATTGATGTGAACGTTACGATCGGAACTATTTTTTCCATTTTCCGCCGTAAGAGTAAATTGGGAACTCCTGTACAATCCACGGATGTACTTCAGGCAGGGCATGAGCAGGTTGCATCCGGATACATCCTCTATGGTTCATCCACAATGCTTGTATTTACTACTGGAGACGGTGTTCATGGATTTACTCTTGACCCCGGTGTAGGTGAATTTCTTCTTTCGCATCCCAATATGAAAGTTCCAGACTCCGGGAATATATATTCAGTAAACGAAGGGTACTGGCCGTATTGGGATGAAGCGACCAAGAAGGCCGTCAGTTATTTTAAATCTACTGATAACATTCATGGAAAGCCTTACAGTTTACGCTATATAGGATCTCTTGTTGCCGATTTTCATCGTAATTTGATTTACGGCGGAGTCTTCATGTATCCGGCAGACCATAGAGACCCGTCTAAGCCTAAAGGTAAACTCAGACTTTTATGTGAAGCATTCCCCATGGCTATGCTTGTAGAACAGGCCGGAGGCCGTGCTACAGATGGGAATCAGAGGATTTTAGATATTGAACCGGACAGCCTTCACCAGCGCGTACCTCTTTTTATAGGTTCAAGGCACGAAGTTGATACTATCAGCTCCATATATAAGGAGCATAACGGTTAA
- a CDS encoding tetratricopeptide repeat protein: MQSKIEWYQEVLALEPSSKVFFPLARLFVEMGSHEKAITTLRMGLDRHPDYLEARLLLVETLTKLERDSEAKAAVAPLTRLFSSYPSFWKMWGDSVSDGNSDVAGAMAFLFSALHGSPMSWSDVMAEGIRQLTGISPSEKSAPAEKPENLYEQAAFTRPSPDTDIELLAHEISQAAERIDLDGESEAELTNPEVMDSLKTKTMAEVLAAQGDSEGALDIYRELLCRAPDSEKENLMKLMAEISEKISLTPSGKDVTDPYNKHAKNKLMSTLEILAGRLEARANR; encoded by the coding sequence ATGCAAAGCAAGATTGAGTGGTATCAGGAAGTTCTGGCCCTTGAACCAAGCTCAAAAGTTTTTTTTCCTCTGGCTCGCCTTTTCGTTGAAATGGGAAGCCATGAGAAAGCAATAACTACCCTTAGAATGGGGCTTGACCGTCATCCCGACTACCTTGAAGCGCGTTTACTGCTTGTTGAAACACTTACAAAACTTGAGCGTGATTCTGAAGCAAAAGCAGCAGTGGCACCGCTTACAAGATTATTTTCTTCTTACCCCTCATTCTGGAAAATGTGGGGTGATTCTGTGTCTGACGGTAATAGTGATGTTGCCGGAGCCATGGCTTTCTTGTTTTCAGCCCTGCATGGATCACCCATGTCATGGTCAGATGTTATGGCCGAAGGTATCAGACAGCTCACCGGTATTTCTCCAAGTGAGAAATCTGCTCCTGCGGAAAAGCCTGAAAATTTATATGAACAGGCTGCTTTTACCCGTCCCTCTCCTGACACTGATATTGAACTTCTTGCCCATGAAATAAGTCAGGCAGCTGAACGAATTGATCTTGACGGTGAGTCGGAAGCAGAGCTGACCAATCCGGAAGTCATGGATAGTTTGAAAACTAAGACTATGGCTGAAGTTCTTGCCGCTCAAGGTGATAGCGAAGGTGCTCTTGATATTTATCGTGAACTTCTGTGTAGAGCTCCAGATAGTGAAAAAGAAAATCTTATGAAATTAATGGCCGAAATTTCTGAAAAAATCAGTCTCACTCCGAGTGGTAAAGATGTGACTGATCCCTATAACAAGCATGCGAAAAATAAATTGATGAGTACTCTTGAGATTTTGGCAGGACGGCTTGAAGCTCGCGCCAACCGTTAA